A region from the Drosophila bipectinata strain 14024-0381.07 chromosome 3R, DbipHiC1v2, whole genome shotgun sequence genome encodes:
- the LOC108126537 gene encoding short-chain specific acyl-CoA dehydrogenase, mitochondrial codes for MQQLFKVVRTLGQCSARGAWNLNRLGGAGGRRSIACLAALSETHQILQRTCREFANAELAPKARHHDREELYPADQVRRLGELGLLSVAVREEYGGSGLDYQAYAIGMEEVARGDAAVAIVMGVNNLFLGAVQQHGTEDQKRDFLIPYTQGENIAFYALSEPGNGSDAGAASTTAKLDGDGYLINGTKAWISNSKEASGGLVFATVDKALKHKGITAFLTEKDVPGLSIAKKESKMGMRATSTCQLVLEDVHVPRSRVLGNPGDGFKIAMQSLDCGRIGIAAQATGIAQAALELAVDYSQKRIAFGKQLARMQLIQQKLADMASRVEASRLLVWRAAWLKDNGLPFTKEAAMAKLHASEAATYCSHQCIQVLGGMGYTTDLPAELYYRNSRVTEIYEGTSEIQRIVIANAVLRELGSE; via the exons ATGCAGCAGCTGTTTAAAGTGGTGCGGACGCTAG GTCAATGCTCGGCGAGGGGCGCATGGAACTTGAACCGCCTAGGAGGAGCGGGTGGCCGGAGGAGCATCGCTTGCCTGGCAGCTCTCTCCGAGACCCATCAGATATTGCAGAGGACGTGCCGGGAGTTCGCCAATGCGGAACTGGCACCAAAGGCGCGCCACCACGATCGCGAGGAGCTCTATCCGGCGGATCAGGTTCGGCGCCTGGGAGAGCTCGGTCTGCTGTCCGTGGCTGTGCGGGAGGAGTACG GTGGTTCCGGATTGGACTACCAAGCGTACGCCATTGGAATGGAGGAAGTGGCGCGAGGTGATGCCGCAGTGGCCATCGTGATGGGTGTGAATAACCTGTTCCTGGGTGCAGTGCAGCAACACGGAACCGAAGACCAAAAGCGGGATTTTCTGATACCATATACACAGGGCGAAAATATTGCCTTTTACGCTCTCTCGGAGCCTGGAAATGGATCGGATGCAGGAGCTGCCAGCACCACAGCCAAGTTGGACGGGGACGGTTACCTTATCAACGGCACCAAAGCCTGGATTTCAAACTCAAAGGAGGCGAGCGGAGGCCTGGTATTTGCAACTGTGGATAAAGCCCTGAAACACAAGGGTATCACTGCCTTTCTCACGGAAAAGGATGTTCCTGGCCTCTCCATTGCCAAGAAGGAAAGTAAGATGGGCATGAGGGCCACGTCCACCTGCCAGCTGGTTCTAGAGGATGTCCACGTTCCGCGATCCCGCGTCTTAGGCAACCCCGGGGATGGGTTCAAAATTGCTATGCAATCTCTGGACTGCGGTAGGATTGGAATAGCCGCCCAGGCCACTGGAATCGCCCAGGCGGCTTTGGAATTGGCCGTCGACTACTCCCAGAAACGGATAGCCTTCGGAAAACAGTTGGCCCGGATGCAGCTTATTCAACAGAAACTGGCGGACATGGCTAGCCGGGTGGAGGCTTCCCGACTTCTCGTCTGGCGCGCCGCGTGGCTAAAGGACAACGGCTTGCCCTTCACCAAGGAGGCAGCAATGGCCAAGCTTCACGCTTCCGAGGCGGCCACCTACTGTAGTCATCAGTGCATCCAGGTGCTAGGCGGAATGGGCTACACCACTGATCTCCCCGCAGAGCTCTACTACCGTAACTCCCGGGTAACGGAGATCTACGAGGGAACCTCAGAGATCCAACGCATAGTTATTGCTAATGCAGTGCTCCGGGAGCTGGGTAGCGAGTGA
- the Rsbp15 gene encoding uncharacterized protein Rsbp15: MNYLIQRGKVRQQAINVPEGLPEILSDITREVLRCQPTKECLCQFIIDYLHSVIVTREKALVAKTILDRALRQVDSIISDLCVCDLSKEKSELMGQVLEDCFRNFLEKRRCEMRRGKQTINFEDVDILEELLAKCHFSDEELVLSRPAIEGAYKRFVEAYMAAQKGADGTELLYQYFRDREMKRIQESMREQAAITIQAAWRGYYVRTQFPKHICVCTCALDKEGDEEERRRNEAAMVLQRFFRRVMLRAATKPVPDPCADPSPHFSKEDSSSPYGTKDLESTTAPEPAPGTATGTAAGTAPGTAPGTAPGTAPASGPATARGSDMNVDHVEEAAPAEGEAPAADAAPEGSAPAEAAPAAEVQEAPAEAPPAEEAPPAEAAPPAEEAPPAEEAAPPPPAEESAPPAEEAAPAEAPPEEAPAE, from the exons ATGAACTATTTGATTCAACGCGGAAAGGTACGCCAGCAGGCTATCAACGTGCCGGAAGGATTGCCGGAAATACTCTCAGACATCACCCGGGAGGTGTTGAGGTGCCAGCCGACCAAGGAGTGCCTCTGCCAGTTCATCATTGACTACCTGCACTCCGTAATTGTGACCAGGGAGAAGGCTCTAG TGGCCAAAACCATTTTGGACAGGGCCCTACGCCAAGTGGATAGCATTATCTCGGACCTGTGCGTCTGCGACCTATCCAAAGAAAAGTCGGAGCTGATGGGCCAAGTGTTGGAGGACTGTTTCCGTAACTTCTTAGAGAAGCGCCGCTGCGAGATGCGCCGTGGCAAGCAGACCATAAACTTTGAGGATGTCGACATCCTGGAGGAACTGCTCGCGAAGTGCCATTTCTCCGATGAGGAGTTGGTTCTTTCACGACCTGCCATAGAGGGTGCCTACAAGCGCTTCGTGGAAGCTTACATGGCAGCCCAAAAGGGCGCCGACGGTACGGAGCTCCTCTATCAGTACTTCCGCGATCGGGAAATGAAGCGAATCCAGGAGTCCATGCGCGAACAAGCGGCTATTACGATCCAAGCGGCCTGGCGCGGATACTATGTGCGCACCCAGTTTCCGAAGCATATCTGTGTATGCACCTGTGCGCTG GATAAAGAGGGCGATGAGGAAGAGAGGCGCAGGAACGAGGCGGCTATGGTTCTTCAACGCTTTTTCCGCAGGGTTATGCTG CGCGCTGCTACTAAGCCGGTACCGGATCCTTGCGCTGATCCATCCCCACACTTCTCAAAGGAGGACAGCTCTTCGCCTTATGGCACGAAGGATCTCGAAAGCACTACTGCACCAGAACCTGCACCTGGAACTGCTACTGGAACTGCAGCTGGAACTGCTCCTGGAACTGCACCTGGAACTGCCCCTGGAACTGCACCGGCATCGGGTCCAGCAACGGCACGCGGCTCTGATATGAATGTAGATCATGTGGAAGAAGCAGCTCCCGCCGAGGGTGAAGCTCCAGCAGCAGATGCTGCCCCCGAGGGTTCTGCACCAGCAGAAGCTGCACCTGCGGCCGAAGTCCAAGAAGCGCCCGCAGAAGCCCCGCCTGCAGAAGAGGCACCACCTGCAGAGGCTGCTCCACCCGCCGAGGAAGCGCCACCAGCCGAGGAAGCAGCACCGCCACCGCCAGCAGAAGAGTCTGCGCCACCGGCTGAAGAAGCCGCGCCCGCAGAAGCCCCGCCAGAAGAAGCACCAGCCGAATAG
- the LOC108126489 gene encoding chymotrypsin-1 — MHFCGGSIIAPNRILTAAHCCQGLNVSRMSVVAGIRSLKDKGSRSKVLSFDIHPDYKELVTSDLAVLNIDPPLQFDNTSISAIGLQSNYVGGGVPVTLTGWGLRLPVPFPFLDSLNYPNVLQRMSYNTITNDQCRRAGMDSVTDTEVCARGPFRGACSGDSGGPLVMTEDGGLKQVGIVSYGLVVCGLFISPDVYTRVSTFTEWIEGHLDS, encoded by the exons ATGCATTTCTGTGGAGGATCTATCATTGCCCCAAATCGCATCCTTACCGCTGCCCACTGTTGTCAGGGCTTGAATGTCAGTCGCATGTCCGTGGTGGCCGGAATACGAAGCCTGAAAGATAAGGGATCCCGCTCCAAGGTTCTCTCCTTCGACATTCATCCGGATTACAAGGAACTGGTCACCAGCGACCTAGCTGTCCTCAATATAGATCCTCCGCTTCAATTTGACAACACAAGCATCAGTGCCATTGGCTTACAGTCAAATTACGTGGGTGGAGGAGTTCCAGTGACCCTGACTGGATGGGGTTTACGCCTCCCGGTACCTTTCCCCTTCCTGGACAGTCTCAACTACCCGAATGTCCTGCAACGCATGAGCTATAACACGATTACGAACGATCAGTGCAGAAGAGCTGGCATGGATAGTGTCACGGACACAGAAGTCTGCGCCAGAGGACCCTTCAGAGGTGCTTGTTCG GGCGATTCTGGTGGACCATTGGTAATGACAGAGGACGGAGGCCTAAAACAAGTAGGCATAGTATCCTATGGCTTGGTTGTTTGTGGTCTCTTCATATCCCCGGATGTCTACACCCGTGTGTCGACCTTTACTGAATGGATAGAGGGTCATCTGGATTCTTAG
- the LOC108126501 gene encoding chymotrypsin-1, with translation MNGVMYILLLLASLLAVAQCKPMNSVIDLDKFFEEADTNSHERVVGGYDVPQDEYVPYQISMQFLTRSGKQRHFCGGSLIAPNRVLTAAHCVNGQNASRISVVAGIRDLEDTTGFRSQVQSYEMNENYQELVTSDIAILKIDPPFELDEKRVSTIDVSGSDMVGAGQEVLLTGWGSVFHFGTGPFAKYPTVLQKLEYKTLSNQKCKETMSQLTDTEICALERFGKGACNGDSGGPLVMRSGETVKQVGVVSYGTAFCASNNPDVYTRVSMFDGWIKERMA, from the exons ATGAACGGAGTAATGTACATCCTGCTGCTACTGGCATCCTTGCTGGCAGTGGCCCAGTGCAAGCCTATGAACAGTGTAATCGACT TGGACAAGTTTTTCGAGGAGGCGGACACCAATTCCCATGAACGAGTTGTGGGCGGCTACGATGTCCCCCAGGATGAGTATGTGCCATACCAGATTTCCATGCAGTTCCTCACCCGCAGTGGCAAACAGCGACACTTCTGTGGTGGCTCACTAATCGCTCCAAACCGCGTCCTCACCGCCGCTCATTGTGTCAATGGCCAGAATGCCAGTCGCATCAGCGTTGTGGCTGGAATCAGGGATCTGGAGGACACCACTGGCTTCCGTTCCCAAGTGCAATCATACGAGATGAACGAGAACTACCAGGAACTGGTTACCAGCGACATCGCCATTCTTAAGATCGATCCTCCCTTCGAGCTCGACGAGAAACGAGTGTCCACCATTGATGTGAGTGGTTCGGACATGGTGGGTGCTGGGCAGGAGGTCCTCCTCACGGGCTGGGGATCGGTGTTTCACTTTGGCACTGGTCCCTTTGCCAAGTACCCCACAGTGTTGCAGAAATTGGAATACAAAACCCTGAGCAACCAAAAATGCAAGGAAACTATGTCCCAACTGACGGATACTGAGATCTGCGCCCTCGAGAGGTTCGGCAAAGGGGCCTGCAAT GGTGACTCTGGCGGGCCTTTGGTAATGCGCAGTGGCGAGACTGTGAAGCAAGTCGGAGTGGTCTCCTATGGAACTGCCTTCTGTGCATCCAATAATCCGGATGTCTATACCCGAGTGTCCATGTTCGATGGCTGGATAAAAGAGAGAATGGCttaa